From the genome of Arthrobacter russicus:
ATGACCTGTTCACCCAGGAATCCTCGGTTTTGACCGATGTCCGGGAGCATATCGAATGGCAGCTCCCGCAGGCTCAGTAAGCCGACTGCGCACTTTCAGTATCGCCTGGCGCCCGGATGCGGTTTACTGGTCGAATGAGTCCCTGGACAGCTTTCACCGTGGTTTTCACCGCCGTCACTTCGGGCCTGCTCGGTGGCGTGTATTTGGCGTTCTCCTTCATGGTGCTGCCCGCACTGAGCCGGTTGCAGCCGGCGAGGGCGGCCGCGGCGATGAATCAGATCAACGTCGCGGCGGAACGCCGCGGCTTCCTCCTGCCGTTCCTGCTCAATCCGATCGCCGCAGTGGTGGTGCTGGTGGTGTTCTTGCCCCAGTTGCACCTGCTCGCCAACCATTGGCTCAGTCTCGGGGCGGTCTTCGCCTTGATCAGCCTGATCCTGACGCTCGCGCACAACGTGCCGTGGAACCGCCGCCTGGCCACCGATCCGGAGTGCTGGCCGGCCTTCCGCCACGCCTGGTCGGCGTCGAACCTGGCCCGAGGCCTCTTGAACACGGCGAGCGCGATCCTGCTCACCGTCGGGCTCCTCAACTGAGCGCCGAGCGTGCACTTGTGGCGAGTATCGACTGGGCCAACCCGCCACAAGTGCACGCTCGACGAAAGGAATCAGATCTCGGCGCCCTCGAGCAGTTCAGTCACCAGTGCCGCGATCGGTGAACGCTCGGAGCGGGTCAGCGTGATGTGCCCGAAGAGCGGATGCCCCTTCAGGGTCTCCACCACCGCCGCGATGCCGTCGTGCCGGCCCACCCGGAGATTGTCCCGCTGCGCCACGTCGTGGGTCAGCACGATCTTCGAGTTCTGGCCGATCCGGCTCATCACGGTCAGCAGCACGTTCTTCTCCAGCGACTGCGCTTCGTCGACGATCACGAAAGCGTCGTGCAGCGAGCGGCCGCGGATGTGCGTCAACGGCAGCACCTCGAGCATGCCCCGGTCCATCACTTCCTCGACCACTTCTTGGGAGACCAGGGCGCCCAGCGTATCGAAGACCGCTTGGGCCCAGGGACCCATCTTCTCCTGCTCGCTGCCGGGCAGATAGCCGAGTTCCTGGCCGCCGACCGCGAACAACGGGCGGAAGACCACTACTTTGCGGTGCTCCCGGCGCTCCAACACCGCTTCCAGGCCGGCGCAGAGCGCCAGTGCGGACTTGCCGGTGCCGGCCCGGCCGCCCAGCGAAACGATGCCGACCTCAGGATCCATCAACAGGTCGATGGCCAGCCGCTGCTCCGCGGAACGCCCGTGCAGGCCGAAGACGTCGCGGTCGCCCCGGACCAGCCGCACTTGCTTGTCCGCGCCCACCCGGCCCAGCGCCGAACCCCGGTTGGAGAGCAGGATCAGTCCGGTGTTGCTGGGCATCTCGGCCGCCGCCGGCACGAAGACCGGCTCATGCCCGTAGAGCGCGGAGATCTCGTCGTCCAGCACATCCACTTCGGCAACGCCAGTCCAGCCGGAATCCTTGACCAGTTCGTTCCGGTACTCGTCGGCCTGCAGGCCCATCGCCGAGGCCTTCACCCGCATCGGCAGGTCTTTGGACACCACCGTGACGTCGTGGCCCTCATTCGAAAGGTTCTTCGCCACCGCGAGGATCCGGGCGTCGTTGTCGCCGCTGCGGAACCCGGCAGGCAGCACCTCGGTGGAAATGTGGTTCAGCTCGACCCGCAGCGATCCGCCCTCTTCCCCGAGTGGGATCGACTTGTTCAAGCCGCTGTGCTCAACCCGAAGGTCATCGAGCAGACGCAGCGCTTTTCGGGCGAAGTAGCCCAACTCCGGGTCGTGCCGCTTGCCCTCCAGCTCACTGATCACCACGATCGGCAAAATCACTTCGTGCTCGGCGAACCGCATGATCGCGCGCGGATCGGAAAGCAGCACCGAGGTGTCCAGCACATAGGAACGGCCGGCAGCGATGGACTTCGCTCGGCCGGCCGTGGTTTTCCCAGTACTGGTTTCAGTTTTGCGTTTCGTGCCGCCCCGCTTGCTGCGAGGGGTATCTTGCTTTGCTGCGCCTTCAGCTTCCTCCGGCAGGTTCCCGGCCAGCGCATTTTCAGTCAGTGCCACAGGACTCCAGACCCCGGGTACATGCCCGGTTGCTTCTCACGTGGGGCGGTCCGGCCATGAGGCTTGGCACAGGACCAGCCTCCAAGGTGTTCGGAGCGAAGAATCGCGCAGTCACTGGCCCTCCCGACCGGCGCTCTGGGTGAGTGCCGATGAGACAAAATCTACGCCTGCAACGACGCCCACGCGGTACCCGGCAAACGGCGTGTCGGTTAACTCGGTGTGAACAGTTGCGCCGCCACGATCAGTAGCCGTAACGGCGGTGCCGCCCGGCGTAATCGCGCAGGGCACGCAGGAAGTCGACTTTGCGGAACGCCGGCCAGAGCACCTCGCAGAAATACATTTCGCTGTAAGCGCTCTGCCAGATCAGGAATCCGGAGAGCCGTTGCTCACCGGAGGTCCGGATGAACAAATCAGGATCGGGCTGGCCGGAGGTGTACAGGTAGCTGGAGATGTCCTCGGCGTCGAGTTCTTCCGCCAGCACCCCGATGTCTTTGCCCTCGGCGACCGCATCGCGCAGCAAACCGCGGACCGCGTCCACGATCTCCCGGCGGCCGCCGTAGCCTACCGCGAGGTTGATGTGCAGCTTCTCGCTGGCCGGCCGGTGCTGGGTCAACCGGATCAGCCGCTCGGCCAGATAATCCGGCAACAGCTCCGGAGCGCCCATCGCGCTGACGCTGATCGACTCGTCCGAATCCAGATGGTCCATCAGCCTGGCGATGATGCCGAGCAATTCGTCGAGTTCCGCCTTGGAGCGATTGACGTTTTCAGTGGAAAGCATGTAGATCGTGACGGTTTTGACGCCGAAGTCCCGGCACCAGCCCAGGAACTCGTGGATCTTTTCCACCCCGGCCTGATGGCCGTGGCCGGAGGAAGCATTGAATTGCTTCGCCCAACGGCGATTGCCGTCGACCACGATCGCCACGTGCGCGGGAATCTTCTGCCCTTTGAGGGATTTGACCAGCCTGCGCTCGTAGTAGTCGTAGAGCAACTGCGGCAGTTTCACCGGCATCGTCGACGCCCCGCCTTCCTCTACTTGTCCGCGTTTTACCCCGACGCGCCCCCGCACGCTCCGGTACCGGCCGAACCCTTCGTCCTCATGCGCCCACTCTAGGGTACCCGGCACGAGGCAAGACTCAGCGAATCCTCATGTTACCCAGCAGTAACTTACTTCGCCGTAGGTTAGAATTCGAGTATGGAAAGCACAGCCTCCGCAACTCTGGGCGGCACCGGCCGGCACCCCGCACCAGCACCGCCCGAGGTGAAGCCCAGCTGGCGCGGCTGGATCCATCTGGCCGCGACCCCGCTGGCCCTCGCCGCCGGGATCGTGCTGATCTGCGTGGCTCCGACCACTACCGGCAAGGTCACCTCAGCTGTATATGCCTTCACCGGAATACTCCTCTTCGGCACCAGCGCGGTGTACCACCGCGGCAATTGGTCGCCCAAGGTCAAGGCCGTGCTGAAGCGCCTGGACCACACCAACATCATGCTGGTGATCGCCGGTACCTACACGCCGCTTTCGGCGCTGCTGCTGCCCCCGGAAAAAGCCGCCCTGCTGCTTTGGCTGATCTGGTGCGGAGCGCTGGCCGGGGTGGCTTTCCGGGTGCTCTGGGTGCACGCGCCGCGTTGGCTCTACGTACCGATCTATGTCGCCCTGGGCCTCGCTTCGCTGTTCTTCATCCCGGACTTCTTCGCAGCAAGCATTCCGGCTGCGATCCTGATCTGCGTCGGCGGCGCTTTCTACATTGCCGGAGCGGTATTCTACGGAATCAAGCGGCCGAATTTCAGCAAGGCGCATTTCGGCTTCCACGAGTTCTTCCACGCATTCACCGTGGCCGGCTTCGCCTGCCATTTCATTGCGATCATGTTCGCGGTCTATACCCGCTGAGCTGTGCCTCGAGCTGCCGCAGATCCGCGGTCGGGCGCTGGCAGACCATCTTCCGGCAGACGAACGCCAAAGCTCCGGCATCCGCACGCCGGCCCTGCAACAACGGGACGGGACTGTCCAGAGCAGTGCTGGCCCTGCCGTCCGAGGCGGCGATCACCAGGCCGGGCAGCGGGCTCCGCCTGGCCACCGCGAGCATGGACTCACGCTCCGGGCCGACGACGGCGACTTCCAACGGGCCGGAAAGCACCGACTCAATCGCGGCCAAGGCAGCTCCGGCCGCTCTCGGGTACCGCACCGCCACCGGCGCCAAGCCGGCCAGAATCGATTCCGCCAGCCCCCGGTGCAAGGTTGAGCCGCTCAAGGCGGCGTAGCGGAGCAGGCTCTCGGCAAAGGCGGCAACTCCGCTGGGGGTGGCATTGTCCAGCGGATCGGCGCCTTGCCGGCCGCCCTGGGCGCGAAGCAGTTCCACGGAATCCGGCACCGCGTCGACCACTCCGTCGGCACTGACGAAGGCCTCGCAAGCGGCCAGCAGCAGGGCTTCTCCGTGGCGGTACCAGGCGGCATCGGCCGTCGCCGAAAACAGCAGGAAAAACGCTTCCGCGCACCAGGCGTGGTCTTCGAGCAGGCCGATCGCGCCGTTGCCCGGGACCCGGGACAACCGGCCGTCGCGCCAATGCGAAGCCAGCAACGCGCGTCCGCAGCGTTCTGCCGCTTCGAGGCAGCGCGGGTCGTCCAGCACCGACCAGGCTTCGAGCAGGCCGCTGATCGCGAGTCCGTTCCAACCGGCCACCGCCTTGTCGTCCAGCTCCGGCTGGCTGCGCCGGTTCCGGGATTCCAGCAGTGCGGTCCGGACCGAATCGACGAAGCCCTGGTCGGCGGCGCCGAACGCCCGGGCCGGGTGCAGCGGCACGGGTTCGTCGGCGACGTTCATCAACCCGGCGTACCGCGCACCGTCGGCTTCGCCCAGCACCGCACCGAGCTCCGCCGCGGTCCAGGTGTAAGCGGCGCCCTCGGTGAGCACGCCGTCGAGCATCGAATCAGCGTCCAGCGAGGAGGCGAAGCAGCCCGCCGGCAACGCCAATGAATCCAGCAGGAAATCGACGACGCCGCGCAGCACCCGGCGCGCCCGCTGCGGCTCGAAGTCGGCGCCCTCCGGCAACTTCAGCCAAGCGGCATAGTGCCGCAGCAGTTGCGCATTGTCGTAAAGCATTTTCTCGTAGTGCGGCAGCGACCAGTCTGCGGTCACCGAATACCTGGCGAAGCCGCCGGCCAACTGATCGAAGAGCGCCGAATCGGCCATTCCGGCCAAGCTCGCCGCGGCCATCGAACGGGCGGTCCCGGCCGCGTCCCGGTCGGTTGCGGCGTGCCGGATCAGAAAACCCAGAACCGGCGACGGCGGGAACTTCGGCGCCTTGCCGAAGCCGCCGTGCACCGGATCCAGTTGGCCCGCCAGCCCGGCCAGCGCGGCATCGAGCAGCTCCGGGCGGGAATCCGGCGCGCCGGGCAGCGAAACCACCGGGCGCACGGCCAAAGGCGTGCCCTGCAGGGTCTGCGCCAAGCTGTCCGCAGATTCGTAGACTTCCGCCCGGCGGTCCTGCCAGGCTTCGAGCACCGCGGCCAATACTTGGCGCAGCGAGGGCCGGCCCTCGCTCGGCTGCGGCGGGAAATACGTCCCGGCATGGAACGCCTGCCCTTGCGGAGTCAGGAACACCGTCATCGGCCAGCCGCCCTGACCGCTGATCGCCTGGGTTGCCGACAGGTAGACCGCGTCGACGTCGGGGCGCTCCTCGCGGTCGACCTTGACCGGGATGAAATTGGCGTTCAAATACTCCGCCAGCTCCGGGTCGTCGAAAGATTCGTGCGCCATCACATGGCACCAATGGCAGGCCGCATAGCCGATAGAGAGGAAAACCGGCTGCTCCCGGCGCACTGCCGCGGCGAAAGCGGCCTCGCCGAACGGCTGCCAATGCACCGGCTGCGCCGCATGCTGGCGGAGGTAGGCCGAAGTCTGCCCGGCGAGGGCGTTAGTGCCGGCGGGGTCCATGATCGCCGGAATCTGGGTCATTCGGCGCCCCGGCTGCCCCGGCCACCGGTTCGGCCCCGGAATCAGCCTCGCCGAAGCCGGGCTCGACCAGCTCTCCGGCCACTTGCGCCCGGTAGCGCACCCGGCGGATCCGGCGGACCATGTCCACGATCAAGAACGCCGTCAAGGCGACGACGAAAAAAGTCAACAGGAAGCCCAGGAAGCCCGGACTCACCTGGTCCTCGCTCAGTCCGGCTTTGAGCGACGGCGATTCACTCGAGCTGGAGACCGCCTCGAGCAGCTTGATCATTGGAAGCATTCGTCCATTATCCCGTGCCGGAACGCGCTATTGGAAATCCATCCGGCCGATGTCGGCAAACTTTTCGACAAGCCGTAGAAGAAATCCCCGGCCCGCTCAGCGCAATCCGGCGAACAGATCCCGCTCCGGCAGCTCCGTGGCGACCCTGGACTCGATCAAAGAATAGTCTTCCCAAGGCCACACCTTCCGCTGCAAATCGGTGGATACCCGGAAGAAGAAGCCTTCCGGATCCACCTGGGTGGCATGGGCCTTGAGCGCGCGGTCGCGGATCTCGAAATAGTCTCCGCAATCGACCTGGGAAGTGGTCGGATGCAGCTCCGGCGGCATCCCGCTGCCGTCCGGATCGGCTTCCTGGCTGGCCGCGATGAACTCCGCGTAGGGCGATTGCAGCCCGGCTTCGACCAGGGCGAAGTGCAGTGCCCGGAAGCGCTGTTGGTTGAACGCCAGATCGTAGTACAGCTTGGCTGGTTGCCAAGCGGTTCCGGTCCCGGGATAACGCTCCGGATCCCCGGCGGCCTGGAACGCTTCCACGGCAACCCGGTGCGCCATGATGTGGTCCGGGTGCCCGTAGCCGCCGTGCTCGTCGTAGGCGATGATCACCTGCGGGCGGAACTCCCGGACCAGCCGGACCAACGGCGCCGCCGCCTGCTCCAACGGCACCGTCGCGAAGGCGCCGAACGGCAACGCCGGCAACGGGTCGCCCTCCGGCAAGCCGGAATCTTCGAATCCGAGCCACCGGTGCTCGATGCCCAGGATCGCGGCCGCCCGGGCCATTTCCAGCCTGCGTGCTCCGGCCATGTCCCGCAGCGAATGCGCGTCGCCTGCCATCGCCGGATTCTGGATTCCGCCGCGCTCTCCCC
Proteins encoded in this window:
- a CDS encoding PhoH family protein, which gives rise to MAAGRSYVLDTSVLLSDPRAIMRFAEHEVILPIVVISELEGKRHDPELGYFARKALRLLDDLRVEHSGLNKSIPLGEEGGSLRVELNHISTEVLPAGFRSGDNDARILAVAKNLSNEGHDVTVVSKDLPMRVKASAMGLQADEYRNELVKDSGWTGVAEVDVLDDEISALYGHEPVFVPAAAEMPSNTGLILLSNRGSALGRVGADKQVRLVRGDRDVFGLHGRSAEQRLAIDLLMDPEVGIVSLGGRAGTGKSALALCAGLEAVLERREHRKVVVFRPLFAVGGQELGYLPGSEQEKMGPWAQAVFDTLGALVSQEVVEEVMDRGMLEVLPLTHIRGRSLHDAFVIVDEAQSLEKNVLLTVMSRIGQNSKIVLTHDVAQRDNLRVGRHDGIAAVVETLKGHPLFGHITLTRSERSPIAALVTELLEGAEI
- the uppS gene encoding polyprenyl diphosphate synthase, producing MKLPQLLYDYYERRLVKSLKGQKIPAHVAIVVDGNRRWAKQFNASSGHGHQAGVEKIHEFLGWCRDFGVKTVTIYMLSTENVNRSKAELDELLGIIARLMDHLDSDESISVSAMGAPELLPDYLAERLIRLTQHRPASEKLHINLAVGYGGRREIVDAVRGLLRDAVAEGKDIGVLAEELDAEDISSYLYTSGQPDPDLFIRTSGEQRLSGFLIWQSAYSEMYFCEVLWPAFRKVDFLRALRDYAGRHRRYGY
- a CDS encoding thioredoxin domain-containing protein — encoded protein: MTQIPAIMDPAGTNALAGQTSAYLRQHAAQPVHWQPFGEAAFAAAVRREQPVFLSIGYAACHWCHVMAHESFDDPELAEYLNANFIPVKVDREERPDVDAVYLSATQAISGQGGWPMTVFLTPQGQAFHAGTYFPPQPSEGRPSLRQVLAAVLEAWQDRRAEVYESADSLAQTLQGTPLAVRPVVSLPGAPDSRPELLDAALAGLAGQLDPVHGGFGKAPKFPPSPVLGFLIRHAATDRDAAGTARSMAAASLAGMADSALFDQLAGGFARYSVTADWSLPHYEKMLYDNAQLLRHYAAWLKLPEGADFEPQRARRVLRGVVDFLLDSLALPAGCFASSLDADSMLDGVLTEGAAYTWTAAELGAVLGEADGARYAGLMNVADEPVPLHPARAFGAADQGFVDSVRTALLESRNRRSQPELDDKAVAGWNGLAISGLLEAWSVLDDPRCLEAAERCGRALLASHWRDGRLSRVPGNGAIGLLEDHAWCAEAFFLLFSATADAAWYRHGEALLLAACEAFVSADGVVDAVPDSVELLRAQGGRQGADPLDNATPSGVAAFAESLLRYAALSGSTLHRGLAESILAGLAPVAVRYPRAAGAALAAIESVLSGPLEVAVVGPERESMLAVARRSPLPGLVIAASDGRASTALDSPVPLLQGRRADAGALAFVCRKMVCQRPTADLRQLEAQLSGYRPRT
- the mca gene encoding mycothiol conjugate amidase Mca, with the protein product MAQGAETTPDSGLRLLAVHAHPDDESSKGAATMASYLADGVQVMVATCTGGERGGIQNPAMAGDAHSLRDMAGARRLEMARAAAILGIEHRWLGFEDSGLPEGDPLPALPFGAFATVPLEQAAAPLVRLVREFRPQVIIAYDEHGGYGHPDHIMAHRVAVEAFQAAGDPERYPGTGTAWQPAKLYYDLAFNQQRFRALHFALVEAGLQSPYAEFIAASQEADPDGSGMPPELHPTTSQVDCGDYFEIRDRALKAHATQVDPEGFFFRVSTDLQRKVWPWEDYSLIESRVATELPERDLFAGLR
- the trhA gene encoding PAQR family membrane homeostasis protein TrhA translates to MESTASATLGGTGRHPAPAPPEVKPSWRGWIHLAATPLALAAGIVLICVAPTTTGKVTSAVYAFTGILLFGTSAVYHRGNWSPKVKAVLKRLDHTNIMLVIAGTYTPLSALLLPPEKAALLLWLIWCGALAGVAFRVLWVHAPRWLYVPIYVALGLASLFFIPDFFAASIPAAILICVGGAFYIAGAVFYGIKRPNFSKAHFGFHEFFHAFTVAGFACHFIAIMFAVYTR